A single window of Mycolicibacterium aurum DNA harbors:
- a CDS encoding acyltransferase family protein has translation MTVSDRTAVSGGLESVTTDRVASLTGIRAVAALLVVLTHAAYTTGKYPQGYVGLVYSRMEIGVPIFFVLSGFLLFLPWVKAAHAGAPPPSVRRYAWHRVRRIMPAYAVTVVAAYLVYHFRTAGPNPGHTWEGLFRNLTLTQIYTDNYLYSFLHQGLTQMWSLAVEVAFYVALPALAYLLLVVLCRRQWRPWRLLGGLAVLAAVSPAWMWLVHDTHFLPDGAKLWLPGYLAWFVGGMVLAALQPWGFRAYAMVCVPLATVSYFIVSTPIAGEPTTSPAELREALFKTAFYAVIATLIVAPLALGDGRGMDGRPHGVYARAMASRPMVFLGEISYEIFLIHLVVMELVMVEILRYPIYTGSVWLLFFGTLVLTIPLSWLLHRFTRVRT, from the coding sequence GTGACGGTGTCGGACAGGACCGCCGTCAGCGGCGGACTGGAGTCGGTCACCACCGATCGCGTCGCGTCGCTGACCGGGATCCGTGCCGTCGCAGCCCTGTTGGTGGTGCTCACGCACGCCGCGTACACCACGGGCAAGTATCCGCAAGGCTATGTGGGCCTGGTGTATTCGCGGATGGAGATCGGTGTGCCGATCTTCTTCGTGCTGTCGGGGTTTCTGCTGTTTCTGCCCTGGGTGAAGGCCGCTCATGCCGGTGCGCCGCCGCCGTCGGTACGGCGCTACGCCTGGCACCGGGTTCGTCGCATCATGCCCGCGTACGCGGTCACCGTCGTCGCGGCCTATCTCGTTTACCACTTCCGTACGGCGGGACCCAACCCCGGACACACCTGGGAAGGCCTGTTCCGCAACCTCACGCTGACCCAGATCTACACCGACAACTACCTGTATTCGTTTCTGCACCAAGGCCTCACCCAGATGTGGAGCCTGGCCGTCGAGGTCGCGTTCTACGTCGCGCTCCCGGCGTTGGCGTATCTGTTGCTGGTGGTCCTGTGTCGGCGCCAGTGGCGGCCCTGGCGGTTGCTCGGCGGGCTTGCGGTCCTGGCGGCGGTGTCGCCGGCGTGGATGTGGCTGGTGCACGACACCCACTTCCTTCCCGACGGCGCCAAGCTGTGGCTGCCGGGGTATCTGGCGTGGTTCGTCGGCGGAATGGTGCTGGCGGCATTGCAGCCGTGGGGTTTTCGCGCCTACGCGATGGTGTGCGTGCCGCTGGCGACCGTCAGCTACTTCATCGTCTCGACGCCGATCGCCGGCGAACCCACCACATCGCCCGCCGAGCTGCGCGAGGCGTTGTTCAAGACCGCGTTCTATGCGGTGATCGCGACCTTGATCGTGGCGCCGCTGGCGCTGGGCGATGGCCGGGGGATGGACGGCAGGCCGCACGGTGTGTACGCGCGGGCGATGGCGAGCCGGCCGATGGTGTTCCTCGGCGAGATCTCCTACGAGATCTTCCTGATCCACCTTGTCGTGATGGAGTTGGTGATGGTCGAGATCCTGCGCTACCCGATCTACACGGGGTCGGTGTGGCTATTGTTCTTCGGCACGCTGGTGTTGACCATCCCGCTGTCCTGGCTCCTGCACCGGTTCACCCGCGTCCGCACCTGA